A genomic stretch from Herpetosiphonaceae bacterium includes:
- a CDS encoding type II toxin-antitoxin system VapC family toxin, which translates to MTKLVIVDTDVLIDVGRGIQDATVSLHNVAQQAALAVSVVTQMELFVGCRNSAELRHIDRFLTRFQIILVSEQISGAAVDLLRQYRLSHGLLIADSLIAGTALVLNESLLTKNQRDYRFIRGLNLLAYPYP; encoded by the coding sequence ATGACTAAATTGGTCATTGTCGATACTGATGTGCTGATCGACGTTGGCCGTGGCATCCAAGACGCTACCGTGAGCTTACACAATGTCGCGCAGCAGGCGGCGCTTGCCGTCAGCGTTGTTACACAGATGGAGCTATTCGTTGGCTGTCGTAATAGCGCTGAGCTTCGACATATTGACCGATTCCTCACACGGTTTCAGATTATCCTCGTGAGCGAGCAAATATCAGGTGCTGCCGTGGATCTGCTGCGGCAGTACCGATTGAGTCATGGGCTACTTATTGCCGACTCGTTGATTGCAGGCACGGCACTGGTTTTGAACGAGTCGTTGTTGACGAAAAACCAGCGCGACTACCGCTTTATTAGAGGGTTGAACTTACTGGCATACCCGTATCCCTGA
- a CDS encoding DUF2281 domain-containing protein, giving the protein MNREQIWREFDTLPPQAQQQVADFIAFLHSRTSQATPATPSASSDFANEPFVGMWQDREDMSDSNIWVRQVRTREWTQGDD; this is encoded by the coding sequence ATGAATCGCGAGCAGATCTGGCGTGAATTTGATACGCTTCCACCGCAGGCCCAGCAACAGGTAGCCGACTTTATCGCCTTTTTGCACAGCCGCACAAGTCAGGCCACCCCAGCGACTCCAAGCGCATCCTCAGATTTTGCCAATGAGCCGTTCGTCGGAATGTGGCAGGATCGTGAAGATATGAGCGATAGTAACATATGGGTGAGACAGGTCCGTACACGCGAGTGGACACAAGGCGATGACTAA
- the aceK gene encoding bifunctional isocitrate dehydrogenase kinase/phosphatase, producing MTDALTSQKQATYAASLVMRAFDAYHSEFKRISSRAQARFEQRDWQRSRQDAAERLDLYARVVKAVIAELNEVLAGLTTDQAVWIAMKQVYAQQLEGRPDVELAETFFNSVTRKIFVTVGVNPDIEFVGPMLDVLAFPNPELVYTTYGSDGGSLTDLTRAILLDQPFGVAYQDIERDARLVAEMIAAEVRAVADGSPIEQIDMLKPVFYRGAGAYVIGRIHLGRRVLPLVLPLQHTAPGIAVDAALLTEDEASIIFSFAHSYFHAVVDHPYAVIAFLRSIMPRKQIAELYTALGYNKHGKTELYRDLLGYLDRTDDAFAHTPGVRGMVMIVFAMPGYDVVFKVIKDAFDYPKTATREQVKQKYELVFKHDRVGRLVDAQEFEYLRFHRGRFDAALLDELLTAAAQSVTLVGDDIIIKHLYTERKLVPLDMYLRRAEGEAAHDVVVDLGQAIKDLGAAGIFPGDTLLKNFGVTRHGRVVFYDYDDLRLLEQCHFRAVPVADDDRDLDGEPWFFAAEDDIFPEEIQTFIGLPQPYKRVFTETHSEIFAVRFWTELQEKHRRGELIEVFPYKAARRLPHHGNPAS from the coding sequence ATGACCGATGCTCTTACAAGCCAGAAACAGGCAACCTACGCCGCCTCGCTGGTCATGCGCGCCTTCGACGCTTATCACTCCGAGTTCAAGCGCATCTCGTCGCGCGCGCAGGCTCGCTTCGAGCAGCGCGACTGGCAGCGCTCCCGGCAAGACGCCGCCGAGCGGCTCGATCTGTACGCGCGTGTGGTCAAGGCGGTGATCGCCGAGCTGAACGAGGTGCTGGCGGGCCTGACCACCGATCAGGCGGTCTGGATCGCGATGAAACAGGTCTACGCGCAGCAGCTTGAGGGGCGGCCCGATGTCGAGCTGGCCGAAACCTTTTTCAACTCGGTCACGCGCAAGATCTTTGTCACCGTCGGCGTCAATCCAGATATTGAGTTCGTCGGCCCGATGCTCGACGTGCTGGCGTTTCCCAATCCCGAACTTGTCTACACCACGTACGGATCGGACGGCGGCAGCCTTACGGATCTGACCCGCGCGATCCTGCTGGATCAGCCCTTTGGCGTGGCCTACCAGGACATCGAGCGCGACGCCCGGCTGGTGGCCGAGATGATCGCGGCTGAGGTGCGCGCCGTCGCCGACGGCTCGCCGATCGAGCAGATCGATATGCTCAAGCCGGTCTTTTATCGCGGCGCGGGAGCCTATGTGATCGGCAGAATCCACCTAGGGAGGCGGGTGCTGCCGCTGGTGCTGCCGCTGCAACATACCGCCCCCGGCATCGCGGTGGATGCGGCGCTGCTGACTGAGGACGAGGCCAGCATTATCTTCAGCTTCGCCCACTCCTACTTTCACGCCGTCGTCGATCATCCGTACGCGGTCATCGCGTTTCTGCGCTCGATCATGCCCCGCAAGCAGATTGCCGAGCTGTACACCGCGCTGGGCTACAACAAGCACGGCAAGACCGAGCTGTACCGCGATCTGCTGGGCTACCTCGATCGCACCGACGACGCCTTCGCGCACACGCCCGGCGTGCGAGGCATGGTGATGATCGTCTTCGCCATGCCGGGCTACGATGTGGTCTTCAAGGTGATCAAGGATGCGTTCGACTATCCCAAAACTGCGACGCGCGAGCAGGTCAAGCAGAAGTACGAGCTGGTCTTCAAGCACGATCGGGTTGGCCGCCTGGTGGATGCTCAGGAGTTCGAGTATCTGCGCTTTCACCGAGGACGCTTCGATGCCGCGCTGCTCGACGAGCTGCTCACGGCTGCCGCGCAGAGCGTGACGCTGGTCGGCGACGATATTATCATCAAGCACCTGTACACCGAGCGCAAGCTCGTGCCGCTCGATATGTATCTCAGGCGCGCGGAGGGCGAGGCGGCGCATGATGTGGTCGTCGATCTAGGACAGGCGATCAAGGATCTGGGCGCGGCTGGCATCTTTCCCGGCGACACGCTGCTGAAAAACTTCGGTGTGACCCGCCATGGTCGCGTGGTCTTCTACGACTACGACGATCTGCGGCTGCTCGAACAGTGCCACTTCAGGGCGGTGCCGGTCGCGGATGACGATCGCGATCTGGATGGCGAGCCTTGGTTTTTCGCCGCAGAGGACGATATTTTTCCTGAGGAGATTCAGACCTTTATCGGGCTGCCGCAGCCGTACAAGCGGGTATTTACCGAGACGCACAGCGAGATCTTCGCGGTGCGCTTCTGGACGGAGCTGCAAGAGAAGCATCGGCGCGGCGAGTTGATCGAGGTCTTTCCCTACAAGGCCGCGCGCCGCCTGCCGCATCATGGCAATCCGGCCTCGTGA